The genomic stretch CGTCTTCAAGCTTGCCGGGCGAGGCAGGCCGATGCGTCGAATTAAAATGGCGGAAAGTCCAAATTGTACGCTGATGACCGCTTCGCAGCCCTGCTCCAACATGCCCACTGCCACGCTACGCCATGCCGCCTTGGCCGCGCTGTGTCTCACTGATCCGGTCAGCAAGGTGGACGCCACGCTGCGTTTGAGCGAGCGCGCCAAGTGTGCCGATGACGCGAACTGGGGCATTGATGACGCCATGGTGGCACCGGAAGGCGGCGTCCCCGGCCGCCCAGCCGCGCCCGTGCTTGTCCCGCCTGCCGAAGTTCCACGCCGCCGTGCGATCGATACGCCACGTGGCCGCGGCGCTCTGCTGCACGCGCTGGCGCACATTGAATTCAACGCCATCAATCTTGCGCTCGATGCCGTGTGGCGTTTTGCCGGAATGCCCGCGGCGTTCTACCAGGACTGGACGCGCGTGGCGGCGGAGGAAGCGACGCACTTTTCGCTGCTTTCCGCGCATCTGGCCACGCTAGATTGCCGCTACGGTGATCATCCCGCCCACGACGGCTTGTGGCAGATGACGGAGAAAACCGCCGCCGATCCGCTCGCGCGCATGGCGCTGGTGCCGCGCACGCTGGAGGCGCGTGGACTCGACGCCTCGCCGCCGATTCGGGCCAAGCTGGCCCAGGCCGGCGATATGGCGGCGGCGGGCATTCTCGACATCATCCTGCGCGACGAAATCGGCCACGTTGCGGTGGGCAACCGCTGGTACCGCTGGCTCTGCGAGCGCGCCGGCCTGGACCCCGTGCCGACCTATCGCAAACTGGCTGAGCAATACGGGGCGCCGCGATTGCGCGGGCCATTCAACCTGGAAGCGCGCCGGCAGGCCGGTTTCGACGACGACGAAATCGCCGCGCTGGAAGCCTCGTTCTGAGCGCTACGGGGTTGTCCACTCGCCGCTATAATCGCTGGAAAAAGAACGATCGTTCGATTTCTATTCGCTGACGGAAACCATGGACTCCACCACGCAGCCGGCCGCCCGCCAGGCCTCCCGCTCGACCTACCTGCCCGTGCGCGGACTGCGCTACCACATCCGTGAATGGGGCGAGCCCGGTGCGCCCATCCTGTTCCTGTTTCACGGGTGGATGGATGTGTCAGCATCGTTCCAGTTTCTGGTCGATGCGCTGCGCGAGCGCTGGCATATCGTGGCGCCGGATTGGCGCGGCTACGGCCAGACCGCCCGGCCGACCGATGCCCCCGGCGTGGAGAGCTACTGGTTTGCCGATTACGTGGCCGACCTCGAAGCGATCATCGATCACTACCAGCCGGAAGGGCAGGTGACGCTGGTCGGTCACAGCCTGGGCGCCAACGTGGTGTGCCTGTACGCAGGCATCCGGCCCGAACGCGTGCGGCGCGTGGTGGATCTGGAGGGCTTTGGCATGTCGGCGTCAAAGGCATCGCAGGCGCCGCGCCGCTACGCGCGATGGCTCGACGAGCTGAAGGACAAGCCGCGCCTGAACACCTACGCGACCGTCGAGGACGTCGCCGCGCGCCTGCAGAAGACCAACCCACGCCTGCCCGCCGACAAGGCAGCATTCCTGGCGCAGCACTGGTCGAGCCGAAACGCCGACGGCCGCTGGGAGATACTCGGTGACCCCGCGCACAAGATCATCAATCCCCAGCTTTATCGGCTGGATGAGGTAATGGAAATCTGGCGCCGTGTTACCGCCCCCGTGCTGCACGTCGAGGCAGTCGATTCGCCCACATTAAAAGCCATTGCAGGCGACGTGCCGCTGGCTGAATTCAAAACCCGCTTTGCGGCGTTTCCAGATTTCCGGGAGGTGCTGATTGCGGATGCGGGCCACATGCTGCATCACGATCAGCCGGAGCAGGTGGCCGCGCTGATCGAAGAGTTCTGCTTGCAGCGCTAAGCGGCAGGTCAATCAAGAAACCGCTGCGCCGCGCCGGGCGGCGGCAGGATGCAGGTATCCGACCGCCCAAACCACCGATAGCGATTGCGCGCAACGCGGCGATACAACGCGTCGCGCAGCGTTGCAGGGATCAACCAGCCGATCCACGCCAAGCGCCACGGCCAGCCAAGCGCATGCAGGATGCGCAGGATGGCGGCGCTTTCACGCCACGCACGGTCGTCTCGCACGAAGAGCACGGTATCCACGTCATCCGGATTTACGCCGGCCTGCGCGAGCAGCTGCCGCCCGGTTTGCCCCTGCATGGACGCGTAGCGCAGCAAGCCTTGCCGGTCATGCCGCAGCAGAAACTGGATGGAGCCGCTGCACAGCAGGCAGTGCGCATCGTAGACGACGATCATTCGCGCTCCATCGTCCTCAGGTCGAGATAACCTCGATACGCCGCAACCACGCCAAGCAACGGCACGCTGGCGCGCACGTTGAAGTGGAAGCGGTCACCGTCGCCGGATTCCTCGGCCAACACGGCGGGCCGCAGCCAGGCAGGGCAAGGGATGCCGAGAAAGCGCAAACCTTGCAGGCGCATCCGCAACATGCCGTAATGTGTCTCCAGCGCAAAGAACAGGCGCACCGCGCCGAGCCGCTCTGTGAGGTACCCCCGGTGCAGCGACAAGGTCGAGCGCATCGTGTGGCGGGGAAATTGGCGCGTCCAGATTTCTTCCGTGCCGGCAGTGTCGAGCGTGATTCGGATCGGGCCGCGCGTCGGTGTCCGCGGCGTGCGAATGCACCATGCAAGCACGCGTGCGAGGTGCGTGGCTGGCGGTTCCGTTTCGACTTCGCCGTGCAGCGTCACCGCGCCGGTCAGGCGGTGGAAGGTCTGCACGGCCGGCGCCAGTTCCGCATATCGCGCGCCAAGCACAGTTTCGTAGAGCGACGGTGCGCGCATGTGGGACTCATTCCGCCGTTACATGCAGTTTCGTCTGCAGCCCGGCGTCGTTGCTCGAATGCGTATGCACCAGGGTCTTGTCCGGATTCGCATACCGATAGGCGCGCCGCAGCGCCATCGCCACTTCATGAAAGCCCGACAGAATCAGTTTCTGCTTGTTTGGATACAGCGCGATATCGCCCGCTGCAAACACGCCAGGGCGCGATGTTTCGTACGCCGTTGTTTCCACCGTGATGCGGCCCGCGCGCATCTCCACGCCCCAGTTGACAATCGGGCCCGGCTCG from Ralstonia pickettii encodes the following:
- a CDS encoding ferritin-like domain-containing protein — translated: MTASQPCSNMPTATLRHAALAALCLTDPVSKVDATLRLSERAKCADDANWGIDDAMVAPEGGVPGRPAAPVLVPPAEVPRRRAIDTPRGRGALLHALAHIEFNAINLALDAVWRFAGMPAAFYQDWTRVAAEEATHFSLLSAHLATLDCRYGDHPAHDGLWQMTEKTAADPLARMALVPRTLEARGLDASPPIRAKLAQAGDMAAAGILDIILRDEIGHVAVGNRWYRWLCERAGLDPVPTYRKLAEQYGAPRLRGPFNLEARRQAGFDDDEIAALEASF
- a CDS encoding DUF4166 domain-containing protein; this encodes MRAPSLYETVLGARYAELAPAVQTFHRLTGAVTLHGEVETEPPATHLARVLAWCIRTPRTPTRGPIRITLDTAGTEEIWTRQFPRHTMRSTLSLHRGYLTERLGAVRLFFALETHYGMLRMRLQGLRFLGIPCPAWLRPAVLAEESGDGDRFHFNVRASVPLLGVVAAYRGYLDLRTMERE
- a CDS encoding alpha/beta fold hydrolase, whose amino-acid sequence is MDSTTQPAARQASRSTYLPVRGLRYHIREWGEPGAPILFLFHGWMDVSASFQFLVDALRERWHIVAPDWRGYGQTARPTDAPGVESYWFADYVADLEAIIDHYQPEGQVTLVGHSLGANVVCLYAGIRPERVRRVVDLEGFGMSASKASQAPRRYARWLDELKDKPRLNTYATVEDVAARLQKTNPRLPADKAAFLAQHWSSRNADGRWEILGDPAHKIINPQLYRLDEVMEIWRRVTAPVLHVEAVDSPTLKAIAGDVPLAEFKTRFAAFPDFREVLIADAGHMLHHDQPEQVAALIEEFCLQR
- a CDS encoding thiol-disulfide oxidoreductase DCC family protein; translated protein: MIVVYDAHCLLCSGSIQFLLRHDRQGLLRYASMQGQTGRQLLAQAGVNPDDVDTVLFVRDDRAWRESAAILRILHALGWPWRLAWIGWLIPATLRDALYRRVARNRYRWFGRSDTCILPPPGAAQRFLD